A DNA window from Luteolibacter luteus contains the following coding sequences:
- a CDS encoding urease accessory protein UreD, producing MEPISQIQGITGRTIRGHLDLRCDLRPDGVTYLSRQSFRAPIHLSKPHVESGALVVHLVNPTAGFFDGDRLDVRVDAGQGSRVVLSSPGASRVHRARGETPAICSQHLTVESGAFMEWIPEPFIPQAGARYHQQTKIELAEDAGLFFFEWIAPGRVARGEIFDYESLRWELDLEVGGKLIARERYNLNPSDHSLTAMREKFPAAHYVTVHVAGITASAWPAEELDALSGEKIYLGHGPLLAGAFMVRALCADSLAARSLLVDLRQILYRASGHSAPRLGRLNL from the coding sequence GTGGAACCGATCTCACAGATCCAAGGAATCACGGGCCGGACGATCCGCGGTCATCTCGATCTCCGCTGCGACCTCAGGCCGGACGGGGTCACCTATTTGTCCCGCCAGTCCTTCCGCGCGCCCATCCATCTGAGCAAGCCTCACGTGGAATCGGGCGCGCTGGTCGTCCATCTCGTGAACCCGACCGCGGGCTTCTTCGATGGCGATCGCCTGGATGTCCGTGTCGACGCAGGGCAGGGGAGCCGGGTGGTGCTCAGTTCTCCGGGAGCTTCACGCGTCCACCGCGCCCGTGGTGAAACTCCCGCGATCTGCTCCCAGCACCTGACGGTTGAGTCCGGAGCCTTCATGGAGTGGATCCCGGAGCCTTTCATCCCGCAGGCCGGCGCCCGCTATCATCAACAGACCAAGATCGAATTGGCCGAAGACGCCGGGCTCTTTTTCTTCGAGTGGATCGCCCCCGGCCGAGTCGCCCGGGGTGAGATCTTTGACTACGAAAGCCTCCGCTGGGAGTTGGACTTGGAAGTGGGTGGAAAACTGATCGCCCGGGAACGCTACAATCTCAATCCTTCCGACCATAGCCTCACCGCAATGCGGGAGAAATTTCCCGCCGCTCACTACGTGACTGTTCACGTCGCCGGTATCACGGCCTCCGCTTGGCCTGCGGAGGAACTGGATGCCCTTTCCGGTGAAAAAATTTACCTCGGCCACGGACCGCTTTTGGCAGGGGCATTCATGGTCCGTGCCCTCTGCGCCGATAGCCTCGCCGCCCGTTCCCTGCTCGTGGATTTGCGGCAGATCCTTTATCGCGCCTCCGGCCACTCCGCCCCTCGCTTGGGCCGCCTGAATCTCTGA